In Aulosira sp. FACHB-615, the following are encoded in one genomic region:
- a CDS encoding competence/damage-inducible protein A, translating to MSAEIICVGTELLLGDILNSNSQFLAQQLAKLGIPHYYQTVVGDNPERLKQVIEIAIARANILIFTGGLGPTPDDLTCETIADFFGAPLVEDPEIIEDITQKFAQRGRVMTPTNRKQALIPQGAEVLPNPTGTAPGIIWQPRPEVTIFTFPGVPSEMYRMWEETAVPFLKNQGWGKEIIYSRSLRFWGIGESALAEKVSSYFNLPNPTVAPYAGKGEVRLRISAKAASATAAEELIVPIEKQLQEIAGLDCYGADDDTLASVVGELLRSAGETVSVAESCTGGGLGQMFTEIAGSSDYFWGGVISYDNSAKVRLLGVNPEDLEKFGAVSPVVAAQMAMGVKSRLETSWGLSITGIAGPGGGTETKPVGLVYIGLAGPNNEVKSFEQRFGTMRDRNFIRHLSACTALDLLRRQLLKR from the coding sequence ATGAGTGCAGAAATTATTTGTGTTGGTACTGAACTGCTATTAGGCGATATCCTCAACAGTAATTCTCAATTCCTCGCCCAACAATTAGCGAAACTCGGCATTCCTCATTATTATCAAACAGTGGTCGGGGATAATCCCGAAAGATTAAAGCAAGTTATTGAAATTGCTATTGCTAGAGCGAATATTTTAATTTTTACTGGTGGTCTTGGCCCGACACCAGATGATTTAACTTGTGAAACTATTGCAGATTTTTTTGGCGCACCTTTAGTAGAAGATCCAGAAATTATCGAAGATATTACTCAGAAATTTGCTCAACGGGGTCGGGTGATGACTCCTACTAACCGTAAGCAAGCTTTAATTCCCCAAGGTGCTGAAGTTTTACCCAACCCAACAGGAACCGCACCGGGGATTATTTGGCAACCTCGTCCTGAAGTTACAATTTTTACTTTTCCTGGTGTTCCTAGTGAAATGTACAGAATGTGGGAAGAAACAGCAGTACCGTTTTTGAAAAATCAAGGCTGGGGTAAGGAAATTATTTATAGCCGGAGTTTAAGATTTTGGGGTATTGGTGAATCAGCTTTAGCGGAAAAAGTGTCTTCTTATTTCAACTTACCCAACCCGACAGTTGCACCTTACGCCGGAAAGGGAGAGGTGAGATTGCGAATTTCTGCCAAAGCAGCATCAGCCACCGCCGCCGAGGAATTGATTGTACCTATTGAAAAACAACTGCAAGAAATTGCCGGCTTAGATTGTTATGGTGCTGATGATGATACTTTAGCTTCTGTGGTGGGTGAGTTGTTGCGTTCAGCAGGCGAAACTGTATCAGTAGCCGAATCTTGTACTGGTGGTGGACTGGGGCAGATGTTCACAGAAATTGCTGGTAGTTCTGATTATTTTTGGGGTGGGGTAATTTCTTACGACAACTCAGCAAAGGTGCGGTTATTGGGGGTAAACCCAGAAGATTTAGAGAAATTTGGGGCTGTGAGTCCTGTGGTAGCGGCACAAATGGCTATGGGAGTGAAAAGCCGCTTGGAAACTAGCTGGGGACTGAGTATTACTGGTATTGCTGGCCCTGGTGGCGGAACTGAGACTAAGCCTGTGGGTTTAGTTTATATCGGTTTAGCTGGGCCAAATAACGAAGTGAAAAGTTTTGAGCAGCGTTTTGGAACAATGCGCGATCGCAATTTTATTCGCCATTTAAGTGCATGTACAGCACTAGATTTACTACGTCGGCAATTATTAAAGCGGTAG
- a CDS encoding NACHT domain-containing NTPase — protein sequence MAKRSLQASAEGIRKAKQAFKRKGWTQEYLAAEVGLETRQAIWKFFTGQRIDRHVFNDICFALELDIAEIAQSFTTDESGLLDSPANLSLDIETVVHKLRSVYHKNIQMQCGTVQILDVAQTIQFHDIYVDVEILEEINSRRWLEIKKFPQVWIKENNCLGVVDWPQTRTSGIAAVKKYDKLMVLGKPGIGKTTFLQAIANSCNLGLLYPDYLPIFLRLKDFAEDIRGSSQISLFNYLCESFLNLGISEQELNTVFTHGRALILLDGLDEVLEKDVNKIINKIRQLTEKFCKNKIIITCRLGIQNYKFYGFTEVEIGNFTQPQIANFAEKWFLAIAKQTPALAKELASRFMQKLELKENLPILDLASTPLLLNFICLVFQFNEDFPNNRAEIYKQILDLLLTRWDEAKGVKRDEIYPNFSLLHKIKLLSHLAAITFPQSSYFQPQSHLCQLITDYLLQNFNPTHDAAALEIESASVLQAIEAQHGLLMQKALGIYAFSHFSLQQYFTAKEIVTNLNSQTLAALMKHLNKKYWREVFLLSAGMLNPADELLKSMKEKIDNLSRKNSKIHHFLIWLMQKSAAVKTSYHVASVRAFYFTLALPPESALACNQELAILLDNQLAGNLATDLALDLALTHGLTVSLGINPDIFLPRFSALSLSLDLKHLLANQPELLTALQNLKNQLPSPSQGGEVLKIWWQDNGKNWTESLRNWMITNRKVGHNWQFNSQDLEEIQQYWDANQLLLDCLKTATDVSPQLRNYLETSLFLPGKSDD from the coding sequence ATGGCAAAGCGATCGCTCCAAGCATCGGCTGAAGGGATCAGAAAAGCAAAACAAGCCTTTAAACGCAAAGGCTGGACACAAGAATATTTAGCAGCTGAGGTAGGCTTAGAGACTCGCCAAGCCATTTGGAAGTTTTTTACTGGCCAACGGATAGACCGTCATGTATTTAACGATATTTGTTTTGCTCTGGAACTAGATATCGCAGAAATTGCCCAATCTTTTACCACAGACGAATCAGGTTTGCTAGACAGCCCTGCAAATCTATCATTAGATATTGAGACAGTTGTACACAAACTGCGGTCTGTGTATCACAAAAATATTCAAATGCAGTGTGGTACTGTGCAAATCTTGGATGTTGCCCAAACAATACAATTCCATGATATTTATGTTGATGTCGAAATTTTAGAAGAAATTAACAGTCGCAGATGGCTAGAAATTAAGAAATTTCCCCAGGTATGGATCAAAGAAAATAACTGCTTGGGTGTAGTTGACTGGCCGCAAACTAGAACTTCGGGAATAGCAGCCGTCAAAAAATATGACAAGCTGATGGTGCTAGGTAAACCCGGTATTGGCAAAACCACATTTTTGCAAGCGATCGCCAATAGTTGTAATCTGGGATTGCTTTACCCTGATTATTTACCCATTTTTTTGCGGTTAAAAGACTTTGCGGAAGATATTCGCGGATCTAGTCAAATTAGTTTATTTAACTATCTGTGTGAATCTTTTCTCAATTTGGGCATTAGTGAACAAGAATTAAATACAGTTTTCACACATGGACGGGCTTTAATTTTATTAGATGGCTTAGACGAAGTTCTTGAGAAAGATGTCAATAAAATCATCAACAAAATTCGGCAACTTACCGAAAAATTTTGTAAAAATAAAATAATTATTACTTGTAGACTGGGCATACAAAATTATAAATTTTATGGCTTTACCGAAGTCGAAATTGGCAATTTTACTCAACCGCAAATAGCTAATTTTGCCGAAAAGTGGTTTCTTGCTATTGCCAAACAAACACCAGCCTTAGCCAAAGAATTAGCCAGTCGCTTTATGCAAAAGCTGGAATTAAAAGAAAATTTACCAATTCTAGATTTAGCAAGCACCCCGCTTTTACTTAACTTTATTTGTTTGGTCTTTCAGTTTAACGAAGATTTTCCCAACAACCGCGCTGAAATTTATAAACAAATTTTGGATTTACTACTCACGCGCTGGGATGAAGCTAAAGGCGTTAAAAGAGATGAAATTTATCCTAATTTTTCATTGTTGCACAAAATTAAACTACTCAGTCATTTAGCAGCAATTACCTTTCCCCAAAGCAGTTATTTTCAGCCACAATCCCATCTGTGTCAACTAATTACAGATTATTTACTGCAAAATTTTAATCCAACTCACGATGCCGCAGCTTTAGAAATAGAAAGTGCATCTGTATTACAGGCAATTGAAGCCCAGCATGGATTATTAATGCAAAAGGCACTAGGAATTTATGCCTTTTCGCATTTTAGCTTGCAACAATATTTCACTGCTAAAGAAATAGTGACTAACCTCAATTCCCAAACCCTAGCAGCATTGATGAAGCACCTGAATAAAAAATATTGGCGGGAAGTTTTTTTACTAAGTGCGGGAATGTTAAACCCTGCCGATGAATTATTAAAATCTATGAAGGAAAAGATTGATAATTTATCTCGAAAAAATTCTAAAATACATCATTTTTTAATTTGGCTGATGCAAAAATCAGCCGCCGTCAAAACATCTTATCATGTAGCAAGTGTGCGGGCTTTTTACTTTACTCTGGCCTTGCCTCCAGAATCAGCTTTAGCCTGTAATCAAGAACTCGCTATACTTTTGGATAATCAGCTTGCAGGTAATCTCGCCACAGATTTAGCATTAGATTTGGCTTTAACGCATGGATTGACTGTAAGTTTAGGCATAAATCCAGATATTTTTTTACCAAGATTTTCGGCTTTGAGTTTATCTCTTGATCTCAAGCATTTGTTGGCAAATCAACCAGAATTGCTGACAGCATTGCAAAACCTTAAAAATCAGCTACCTTCCCCCAGTCAAGGTGGAGAAGTTTTGAAAATTTGGTGGCAAGACAATGGCAAAAACTGGACAGAAAGCTTACGTAATTGGATGATTACTAACCGCAAAGTTGGGCATAATTGGCAATTTAATTCTCAAGATTTGGAGGAGATACAACAGTATTGGGATGCTAACCAATTACTTTTAGATTGTTTGAAAACTGCCACTGATGTTTCTCCACAATTACGGAATTATTTAGAGACAAGTTTGTTTTTGCCTGGGAAGTCTGACGATTGA
- a CDS encoding sorbosone dehydrogenase family protein, giving the protein MKFLRCCWWLALLLMTAGCNQTRAVSESTPAPLLAANTQSKNIIRTEPLAPQPIRINLQKLPPPFATKSASKRPEVVSIPQNPVLRVPPGFQVNVFAEGLDAPRWLALTPSGDVLVTETRENRIRLLRDSNGDGVADVSQTFASADNGLNIPFGMAFAGNYFFLGNTDEVLRFPYSKGQKQLSGTGTKIADLPGGGYNQHWTRNVIAAPDGKKLYVSVGSRSNVDEEELPRASVQVMNLDGSQKQTFAFGLRNPVGLDFHPVTKELYTTVNERDGIGDDLVPDYFTRIQQGEFYGWPYTYLTPNKLDPRQTANGKSKRPDLAARTRTPDVLFQAHSAALGVQFYDGKSFPEKYKNGAFVAFRGSWNRDRGTGYKVVFVPFNTQGRPQGNYEDFLTGFLLNPSTPTTWGRPVGLLVLPDGSLLVTEEANNRIYRIQYVGNQK; this is encoded by the coding sequence ATGAAATTTCTTCGTTGTTGTTGGTGGTTGGCTTTGTTATTGATGACAGCAGGTTGTAACCAAACTCGTGCTGTTTCTGAATCTACGCCTGCGCCTTTATTAGCAGCAAATACACAATCAAAAAATATTATCCGCACTGAACCGCTTGCGCCACAACCAATTCGCATCAATTTGCAGAAGTTACCGCCACCTTTCGCTACCAAAAGCGCCTCGAAGCGCCCAGAAGTAGTATCTATTCCCCAAAATCCGGTATTGCGCGTACCGCCAGGATTTCAGGTGAATGTCTTTGCAGAAGGTTTGGACGCACCCCGATGGTTGGCTTTAACTCCTAGTGGTGATGTGTTGGTAACAGAAACGAGAGAAAACCGCATTCGCTTGCTGAGAGATAGTAATGGCGATGGTGTGGCTGATGTGAGTCAAACATTTGCGAGTGCAGACAATGGCTTAAATATTCCTTTTGGGATGGCGTTTGCGGGGAATTATTTCTTTTTGGGGAACACTGATGAGGTTTTACGGTTTCCCTACAGCAAAGGACAAAAACAACTATCGGGGACTGGGACAAAAATTGCTGATCTTCCTGGCGGTGGTTATAACCAACATTGGACAAGAAATGTTATCGCTGCACCAGATGGGAAGAAGTTGTATGTTTCGGTTGGTTCTCGTTCTAATGTGGATGAGGAAGAGTTACCGAGGGCTTCTGTACAGGTGATGAATTTGGATGGTTCCCAAAAGCAAACTTTCGCCTTTGGTTTGCGAAATCCTGTAGGTTTGGATTTTCATCCAGTGACGAAGGAACTCTACACAACGGTAAATGAACGGGATGGTATTGGGGATGATTTGGTTCCTGATTATTTCACCCGCATTCAGCAGGGAGAATTTTATGGCTGGCCTTATACTTACTTAACACCAAATAAACTTGACCCCCGTCAAACTGCGAATGGTAAAAGTAAACGCCCAGATTTAGCCGCCAGGACTCGTACGCCTGATGTGTTATTTCAAGCTCATTCGGCGGCTTTGGGTGTGCAGTTTTACGATGGTAAGAGTTTTCCTGAAAAATATAAAAATGGCGCTTTTGTGGCGTTTCGGGGTTCTTGGAACCGCGATCGCGGGACTGGTTATAAAGTTGTATTTGTACCTTTTAATACCCAAGGACGACCACAAGGCAATTACGAAGATTTTCTCACGGGATTTTTGTTAAACCCCAGTACCCCAACTACTTGGGGAAGGCCTGTTGGTTTATTAGTTTTGCCTGATGGGAGTTTGTTAGTCACAGAAGAAGCTAATAACCGGATTTATCGCATTCAATATGTAGGTAATCAAAAATAG
- the hypF gene encoding carbamoyltransferase HypF → MASEEIRVRGTVQGVGFRPTVYRLAKACGLRGDVCNDGEGVLIRVSGSEEAIAEFVVRLQQECPPLAKIQELIRTRCTQEYNYDDFVISPSVSNKIKTDITPDAATCPQCQKEIFDPFSRFYRYPFTNCTHCGPRLSIIRAIPYDRCNTSMSAFVMCAECAAEYHDVENRRFHAQPTACHSCGPSAWLERADGKPVTASMFSMMDDVDAVCTLLQKGEIVAIKGLGGFHLACDATHEVAVQKLRQRKQRYDKPFALMARDLAVIEEYCIVGEKEKALLVSSAAPVVLLRRKEETNRKGRKEREGEEGRGVTEGFGISLINNKNTQHSALSTQHSPENTQHSALTLRLLLSETLRERSVYSTQHSIAESVAPGQNTLGFMLPYTPLHHLILRRMNRPIVLTSGNISDEPQCIDNDAALEKLGKIADYFLLHNRDIVNRIDDSVVRVVGEKIQIVRRARGYAPAPINLPPGFEQVPPILAMGSELKNTFCLLRDGEAILSQHLGDLENAAAFNAYQETLNLYLNLFEHKPEAIAIDKHPEYLSSKFGKELATANQIPLHQIQHHHAHIAACLAENNIALNTSPVVGIAFDGLGYGEDGTLWGGEFLLADYRQFQRLATFKPVAMIGGEQAIYQPWRNTYAHLISANLWEQCQQEYPDLEILKFLKKKPLQLLNQVIEKNINSPPASSIGRLFDAVAAAIGICTEACSYEGQAAIALESLVDVNILNNHKEKLIYPFNFNFSDNIYCIDSAPMWSALLSDLQQQIPQSVIATKFHQSLAHITVKMVKLLCQEYQIQQVVLTGGVFQNTILLQLVTQHLQASNINVLTHSLVPTNDGGLSLGQAIITAAKLITNY, encoded by the coding sequence ATGGCAAGTGAAGAAATCAGAGTTAGAGGTACTGTTCAGGGGGTGGGGTTTCGTCCGACTGTCTACCGTCTGGCTAAAGCTTGCGGGTTGCGGGGCGATGTTTGTAATGATGGAGAAGGTGTATTAATTCGTGTCTCTGGAAGTGAGGAAGCAATAGCTGAGTTTGTGGTGAGGTTACAGCAAGAATGTCCACCACTGGCAAAAATTCAAGAGTTAATCAGAACTCGATGTACACAAGAGTATAACTATGATGATTTTGTGATTTCGCCAAGTGTCAGCAACAAAATCAAAACCGACATCACACCAGATGCGGCGACTTGTCCCCAATGTCAAAAGGAAATTTTTGACCCCTTTAGTCGGTTTTACCGTTACCCTTTTACTAACTGTACTCATTGCGGCCCCCGTCTGAGTATTATTCGCGCTATTCCTTATGACAGATGTAATACCAGTATGTCTGCGTTTGTGATGTGCGCTGAATGTGCAGCAGAATACCACGATGTCGAAAACCGCAGATTTCACGCCCAACCTACAGCTTGCCATAGTTGCGGCCCTTCTGCTTGGCTAGAACGTGCTGATGGTAAACCTGTGACTGCTTCGATGTTTTCGATGATGGATGATGTGGATGCTGTTTGTACGTTGTTGCAAAAGGGTGAGATTGTTGCAATTAAGGGGTTAGGTGGGTTTCATTTGGCTTGTGATGCAACACATGAAGTTGCTGTGCAGAAATTACGTCAGCGTAAGCAACGTTATGATAAGCCTTTTGCTTTGATGGCGCGAGATTTGGCGGTAATTGAGGAATATTGTATTGTTGGTGAGAAAGAGAAGGCGTTATTAGTTAGTTCGGCTGCACCTGTTGTTTTGTTGCGGAGGAAAGAAGAAACGAACCGCAAAGGGCGCAAAGAGCGCGAAGGAGAGGAGGGAAGAGGAGTTACAGAGGGTTTTGGTATAAGTCTTATCAATAATAAAAATACTCAGCACTCAGCACTTAGCACTCAGCACTCTCCAGAAAACACTCAGCACTCAGCACTCACACTTCGACTTCTCCTGTCGGAGACGCTGCGCGAACGCTCAGTGTACAGCACTCAGCACTCCATAGCAGAATCTGTTGCACCAGGACAAAATACTCTCGGATTCATGTTACCTTATACGCCTTTGCATCATTTAATTTTGCGGCGGATGAATCGACCCATTGTGTTAACGAGTGGCAATATTTCTGATGAACCACAGTGTATTGATAATGATGCGGCGTTAGAAAAGTTGGGGAAGATTGCTGATTATTTTCTATTACATAATCGAGATATTGTTAATCGTATAGATGATTCTGTCGTGCGGGTTGTTGGAGAGAAAATCCAAATCGTTCGTCGTGCTAGAGGATACGCACCAGCACCGATTAATTTACCACCAGGATTTGAGCAAGTACCGCCAATTTTAGCAATGGGGAGTGAGTTAAAAAATACTTTTTGTTTGTTGCGTGATGGTGAGGCAATTTTATCGCAACATTTAGGTGATTTAGAAAATGCGGCGGCGTTTAATGCTTATCAGGAAACGCTGAATTTATACTTGAATTTATTTGAGCATAAACCAGAAGCGATCGCCATCGATAAACACCCTGAATATCTTTCTAGTAAATTTGGTAAAGAACTCGCCACGGCTAATCAAATTCCTCTGCATCAAATTCAACATCATCACGCCCACATTGCTGCTTGTCTGGCGGAAAATAACATTGCTTTAAATACATCACCAGTTGTAGGTATTGCTTTTGATGGTTTGGGTTATGGCGAAGATGGCACACTTTGGGGCGGAGAATTTCTGCTGGCTGACTACCGTCAATTTCAGCGACTAGCAACATTTAAACCAGTGGCGATGATAGGTGGTGAACAAGCAATTTACCAACCCTGGCGTAATACTTATGCCCATTTAATCTCAGCAAATCTTTGGGAGCAATGCCAACAAGAATATCCTGATTTAGAAATATTAAAATTTCTGAAAAAAAAGCCATTACAATTACTCAATCAAGTTATAGAAAAAAACATTAACTCGCCTCCAGCCTCATCAATCGGGCGATTATTTGATGCGGTAGCCGCCGCTATTGGTATTTGTACTGAAGCATGTAGCTATGAAGGACAAGCTGCGATCGCCTTAGAATCTTTAGTTGATGTTAACATCTTAAACAATCATAAAGAAAAGCTAATTTATCCCTTTAATTTTAACTTTTCCGATAATATCTATTGTATAGACTCAGCACCAATGTGGTCTGCTTTACTCAGTGATTTGCAGCAACAAATTCCCCAATCAGTCATCGCTACTAAATTTCACCAGAGTTTAGCTCATATTACAGTAAAAATGGTTAAGCTTCTGTGTCAAGAATATCAAATTCAGCAAGTAGTTCTCACAGGAGGAGTATTTCAAAATACTATCTTATTACAGTTAGTCACTCAACATTTACAAGCCTCTAATATTAACGTACTAACTCATAGCTTAGTTCCTACTAACGATGGCGGTTTATCGTTAGGACAAGCCATAATTACAGCCGCAAAATTAATTACAAATTATTAA
- a CDS encoding HypC/HybG/HupF family hydrogenase formation chaperone, with amino-acid sequence MCLGIPGQIVEITDTQKKLAIVNVAGVKRQVNIACIVDEQHTPEACLGDWVLVHVGFAMNRINEEEAAETLKLLAEIAAMS; translated from the coding sequence ATGTGCTTAGGAATTCCTGGACAAATTGTCGAAATTACCGACACTCAGAAAAAATTAGCCATTGTGAATGTTGCTGGTGTCAAACGTCAAGTTAACATCGCTTGCATCGTCGATGAACAACATACGCCCGAAGCTTGTTTAGGAGATTGGGTATTAGTTCACGTTGGTTTTGCGATGAATCGAATTAATGAGGAAGAAGCTGCGGAGACATTAAAATTATTAGCAGAAATCGCCGCTATGAGTTAG
- the hypD gene encoding hydrogenase formation protein HypD: MKYVDEFREPEKAHALQKEIVKISRQIEKHIKIMEICGGHTHSIFKYGIEEILPDNIELIHGPGCPVCVMPRGRLDDAIAISQHPNVILATFGDTMRVPGSKDSLLQAKAKGADIRMVYSPLDSLQLAKDNPNKEVVFFALGFETTVPSTAFTILQADAENIHNFSMFCNHVLVIPALKALLDNPDLQLDGFVGPGHVSMVIGTDPYQFIAQQYHKPIVVSGFEPLDILQSVWMLLKQLVENRYEVENQYNRLVEKAGNQIALKAMNQVFAVRETFEWRGLGELPNSGLKIRPEYSQFDAEVKFTIPNQKVADHKACKCGEILKGVLKPWECKVFGTACTPETPIGTCMVSSEGACAAYYKYGRFSNFTQKKVTEKQTATLTS, encoded by the coding sequence ATGAAATACGTTGACGAATTTCGGGAACCCGAAAAAGCCCATGCCCTACAAAAAGAGATAGTAAAAATCAGCCGCCAAATAGAAAAACATATCAAAATTATGGAAATCTGTGGCGGACATACTCACTCTATTTTTAAATACGGTATTGAAGAAATTCTGCCCGACAATATTGAATTAATACATGGGCCTGGTTGTCCAGTCTGTGTCATGCCAAGGGGAAGATTAGATGATGCGATCGCTATCTCCCAACATCCTAACGTCATCTTGGCAACATTTGGCGACACCATGCGCGTTCCCGGTTCCAAAGACAGCCTACTGCAAGCCAAAGCCAAAGGCGCAGATATTCGTATGGTGTACTCGCCCTTAGATAGCTTACAACTCGCCAAAGATAACCCCAACAAAGAAGTAGTCTTCTTCGCCCTCGGCTTTGAAACCACAGTTCCCAGCACAGCTTTTACCATCCTCCAAGCTGATGCAGAAAACATACATAACTTTAGTATGTTTTGCAATCATGTATTAGTTATTCCCGCCCTCAAAGCACTACTAGATAACCCAGATTTACAACTAGATGGATTTGTTGGCCCTGGTCATGTCAGTATGGTAATTGGTACTGACCCCTATCAATTTATCGCCCAACAATATCATAAACCAATAGTTGTTTCTGGTTTTGAACCCCTAGACATTCTCCAATCAGTTTGGATGTTATTAAAACAGCTAGTAGAAAATCGTTACGAAGTCGAAAACCAATATAACCGACTTGTCGAAAAAGCTGGAAATCAAATAGCACTAAAAGCGATGAATCAAGTTTTTGCTGTACGCGAAACTTTTGAATGGCGTGGTTTAGGAGAACTACCAAATTCTGGCTTAAAAATTCGTCCTGAATATAGCCAATTTGATGCTGAAGTAAAATTTACCATCCCTAATCAAAAAGTTGCTGACCATAAAGCTTGTAAATGTGGCGAAATTCTCAAAGGAGTTTTAAAACCGTGGGAATGTAAAGTATTTGGTACAGCCTGCACCCCAGAAACACCGATAGGTACTTGCATGGTTTCCTCGGAAGGTGCTTGTGCAGCTTATTACAAATACGGACGCTTCTCTAATTTCACGCAAAAAAAAGTAACTGAAAAACAAACAGCAACCCTAACTTCATAA
- a CDS encoding 4-oxalocrotonate tautomerase family protein: MPFVTVKIARGHSIEKKRHLVEAITNALVTSLDTKPEWITIHIDEFERENWAVNGILHCDRHRGRHDETGR; this comes from the coding sequence ATGCCTTTTGTTACAGTCAAAATTGCCCGTGGTCATTCCATCGAAAAAAAACGGCATCTAGTCGAAGCTATTACTAACGCCCTAGTCACATCCTTAGATACTAAACCAGAATGGATAACCATTCACATTGATGAATTTGAACGTGAAAATTGGGCTGTCAACGGTATCTTACACTGCGATAGACATCGCGGTAGACATGACGAAACCGGCAGATAA
- the hypE gene encoding hydrogenase expression/formation protein HypE codes for MDLSSSNQLQNPLFQKIEQVRRRQAKIRDSHINLSHGSGGKAMRDLIDDVFIQSFDNPILSQLEDQASLNLANLLQQGDRLAFTTDSYVVDPLFFPGSDIGELAINGTVNDLAVSGAKPLYLTCSVILEEGLPLETLRRVVASMQAAAKNAGVQIVTGDTKVVHRGAADKLFINTAGIGVIPTGVNISAHNIQPGDAIIINGELGNHGTAILIARGELALETDINSDCQPLHSLVATILNVCPEIHAMRDVTRGGLATVLNEFALTSNVGIRLDEKSIPIREEVKGVCEILGLDPLYLANEGKLVVVVKHDYADKVLAAMKTHPAGKDACIVGEVIASPPGVVFLKTTFGAERIVDMLVGDQLPRIC; via the coding sequence ATGGATTTATCATCATCAAATCAATTACAAAATCCCCTGTTTCAAAAAATTGAACAAGTCCGTCGTCGCCAAGCAAAAATTCGAGATAGTCACATAAATTTATCACATGGTAGTGGCGGTAAAGCCATGCGTGATTTAATTGATGATGTCTTCATACAGAGTTTTGATAATCCCATTCTTTCCCAATTAGAAGACCAAGCCAGCCTTAATTTAGCCAATCTTTTACAACAAGGAGATAGACTCGCATTTACCACAGATTCTTATGTTGTAGACCCGTTATTTTTCCCTGGTAGCGATATTGGAGAATTAGCAATTAACGGCACAGTTAATGATTTAGCTGTTAGCGGTGCAAAACCGTTATATCTTACCTGTAGCGTCATTTTAGAAGAAGGTTTACCCCTAGAAACTCTACGGCGTGTAGTAGCCAGTATGCAAGCCGCCGCCAAAAATGCAGGCGTACAAATTGTCACAGGTGACACAAAAGTTGTGCATCGTGGCGCGGCTGATAAATTATTTATTAACACTGCTGGTATTGGTGTCATTCCCACAGGCGTGAATATTTCAGCACACAATATTCAACCAGGAGATGCCATTATTATTAACGGCGAATTAGGAAATCATGGTACAGCAATTTTAATTGCCCGTGGTGAATTAGCCTTAGAAACTGATATTAATAGTGATTGCCAACCCTTACATAGTCTAGTTGCAACCATCCTCAACGTTTGCCCCGAAATTCATGCCATGCGGGATGTAACACGCGGCGGTTTAGCCACAGTATTAAATGAATTTGCCCTCACCTCTAATGTTGGCATTCGCCTGGATGAAAAATCAATTCCTATTAGAGAAGAAGTCAAAGGAGTTTGCGAAATTTTAGGTTTAGACCCCTTATACTTAGCCAACGAAGGTAAATTAGTCGTAGTAGTAAAACATGATTACGCCGACAAAGTTTTAGCAGCCATGAAAACGCATCCAGCAGGCAAAGATGCTTGTATAGTCGGTGAAGTTATCGCCTCACCTCCCGGCGTTGTCTTCCTTAAAACAACCTTTGGTGCTGAACGAATTGTAGATATGCTAGTAGGCGACCAACTACCAAGAATTTGTTAG
- a CDS encoding hydrogenase maturation nickel metallochaperone HypA — MHELGITQNIVAIVTEHAKGMKVQKVVLEIGKLSAIMPDAIKFCFDICSKDTLLENSLLEIIEIPGLAKCHQCGTEIALDKPFGVCQCGSVQLDLITGEELKIKEIEIEEICV, encoded by the coding sequence ATGCACGAACTAGGAATAACCCAAAATATAGTAGCCATCGTCACCGAACACGCCAAAGGTATGAAAGTACAGAAAGTAGTCTTAGAAATTGGCAAACTTTCAGCCATTATGCCTGATGCGATTAAATTTTGTTTTGATATTTGCTCAAAAGACACACTTTTAGAAAATTCCCTATTAGAAATTATCGAAATACCAGGATTAGCTAAATGTCATCAATGCGGGACAGAAATTGCTCTTGATAAGCCTTTTGGTGTTTGCCAATGTGGTAGCGTGCAACTTGATTTAATAACTGGTGAAGAACTCAAAATTAAAGAAATAGAAATAGAGGAAATATGTGTGTAA